The following are from one region of the Cronobacter dublinensis subsp. dublinensis LMG 23823 genome:
- a CDS encoding RepB family plasmid replication initiator protein, whose amino-acid sequence MVSKHRTLRTGDPHVADDESININDAFSELDRKTGELVTLVPNRNNTVQPVALMRLGLFVPTLKSTARGRKGQMSSMDVTEELKQLSLVKSEGYENIKITGARLDMDNDFKTWVGIIHAFAKYNVLGDSVTLPFVEFVKLCGIPSARSSAKLRKRLDASLTRIATNTISFSNKEGEYYVTHLVQSAKYSAKKDEVTLQADPKIFELYQFDKKVLLQLRAINELSRKESAQALYTFIESLPPNPAPVSLARLRARLNLTSRTITQNSTVRKAMEQLKEIGYLDYTEIKRGRVVYFHIHYRRPKLRPQSLPGALPAGEELPADNAAAVEEQGEMVMLTKEELALLEKIRKGQI is encoded by the coding sequence ATGGTGAGTAAGCACCGGACATTAAGGACAGGAGACCCGCACGTGGCTGATGACGAGAGCATTAATATCAATGACGCCTTCAGTGAGCTGGACCGTAAAACTGGCGAACTCGTGACGCTGGTACCGAACCGCAATAACACGGTGCAGCCGGTCGCGCTGATGCGCCTTGGCCTGTTCGTCCCGACGCTGAAATCCACGGCCCGTGGTCGTAAGGGCCAGATGTCCTCTATGGATGTCACTGAAGAGCTTAAACAGCTCTCGCTGGTGAAGTCCGAAGGCTATGAGAATATTAAAATCACCGGCGCGCGCCTGGATATGGACAATGATTTTAAGACCTGGGTTGGGATCATCCATGCCTTCGCCAAATACAATGTCCTCGGTGACAGTGTGACGCTGCCGTTTGTGGAATTTGTGAAGCTGTGTGGTATCCCTTCTGCGCGTTCGTCCGCGAAGCTTCGCAAGCGTCTTGACGCTTCTCTCACCCGCATCGCCACCAATACCATCTCCTTCAGTAACAAAGAAGGGGAGTACTACGTCACGCACCTGGTGCAGTCCGCCAAGTACAGCGCCAAAAAGGATGAGGTGACGTTACAGGCCGACCCGAAAATCTTCGAGCTTTATCAGTTCGACAAAAAGGTACTGCTGCAGCTTCGCGCCATTAACGAGCTGTCGCGTAAGGAGTCTGCCCAGGCGCTCTATACCTTTATTGAAAGTCTGCCGCCTAACCCGGCACCCGTCTCGCTGGCACGTCTGCGAGCACGACTGAATCTCACCTCGCGCACCATCACGCAAAACTCTACGGTGCGTAAGGCGATGGAGCAGCTCAAAGAGATAGGCTATCTCGACTACACCGAAATCAAACGCGGGCGGGTGGTGTACTTTCATATCCACTACAGAAGGCCGAAACTGCGCCCGCAAAGTTTGCCTGGCGCGCTGCCTGCGGGTGAAGAGTTGCCGGCAGATAATGCCGCCGCGGTGGAAGAGCAGGGCGAAATGGTGATGTTGACCAAAGAAGAGCTGGCGCTGCTGGAGAAAATACGCAAGGGGCAGATCTGA
- a CDS encoding ShlB/FhaC/HecB family hemolysin secretion/activation protein: MTARVYYGLLLTLIFPSAFAAPLSPADRDAVRQQQEQLLLQGQQQRDELQRSTPLPRADAPVVPAPSSGPCFTIHTIHYSGATLLDAREQARLSRTWQDRCLDMPRITQLVNSVSDWYLSRGYITSRAFLTEQDLSRGELRIVVLEGRLRQIRLEGETPRQLKMAFPGLEGKILNLRDIEQGMEQINRLRATPVQIDILPDSTPGWSVVNLTATPEFPLRATVSFDNSGQKSTGTGQLNGSVTASNVLGLADQWFVSGGRSSDFATAYDARSLQAGVSIPWGYSLLDYSYSWSDYRSTIINQGFTWISTGDSETHRLNLSRVVFRNGDIKTALTAGVTRRESRNWLNDAPLVSSSRKLSSLTLGVNHTQKTGGGVATFNPAFSRGMPWFDSETDEGKTGDDPKAQFRKWSLSLSWQRPFGQDLWWLSSAYGQWSPDRLYGAERLTLGGESSVRGFKEQYLSGDNGGYWRNELNYTLVTLPVLGQVSATAALDGGWLAKDKLDRYASGTLWGAAAGLGSAGRWFSSQLTVGTPLQYPDWLGPDHFTVNYRIAFTL; encoded by the coding sequence ATGACTGCTCGCGTATATTATGGACTACTGCTGACGCTGATTTTCCCTTCTGCTTTTGCGGCACCCCTTTCGCCTGCCGATCGTGATGCTGTCCGCCAGCAGCAGGAGCAGCTGTTATTACAGGGCCAGCAGCAGCGCGATGAACTGCAGCGCAGCACGCCGCTGCCCCGCGCCGACGCGCCGGTGGTGCCCGCGCCCTCATCCGGCCCCTGTTTTACCATTCACACCATTCATTATTCCGGCGCGACGCTTCTGGATGCGCGCGAGCAGGCCAGGTTATCCCGCACGTGGCAGGATCGGTGTCTCGATATGCCGCGCATCACGCAGCTCGTTAACAGCGTATCGGACTGGTATCTCAGCCGCGGTTATATCACCAGCCGCGCTTTTCTGACCGAGCAGGATCTTTCCCGGGGCGAGCTGCGGATCGTGGTGCTGGAAGGGCGGCTGCGCCAGATCCGTCTGGAAGGCGAAACCCCGCGCCAGCTGAAGATGGCGTTTCCGGGGCTGGAAGGCAAAATTCTCAACCTGCGCGATATTGAGCAGGGCATGGAGCAAATCAACCGCCTGCGCGCCACGCCGGTACAGATAGATATTCTGCCGGACAGCACGCCCGGCTGGTCAGTCGTCAACCTGACCGCGACGCCCGAATTCCCGCTGCGCGCCACCGTCAGTTTCGATAACAGCGGCCAGAAGAGCACCGGCACCGGACAACTCAACGGCTCTGTCACGGCCAGTAATGTGCTTGGCCTTGCCGATCAGTGGTTTGTCAGCGGCGGGCGCAGCAGCGATTTCGCCACCGCCTACGATGCCCGTAGCCTGCAGGCGGGCGTCAGCATTCCCTGGGGGTACAGCCTTCTCGATTACAGCTACAGCTGGAGCGACTACCGCTCAACGATTATCAATCAGGGCTTCACCTGGATCTCGACCGGCGACAGCGAAACGCACCGCCTCAATCTGTCCCGCGTCGTGTTCCGCAACGGAGATATCAAAACCGCGCTCACAGCGGGCGTGACCCGGCGTGAAAGCCGCAACTGGCTTAATGATGCGCCGCTCGTCAGCAGTAGCCGCAAACTCTCCAGTCTGACGCTCGGCGTCAATCATACCCAGAAAACCGGCGGCGGCGTCGCGACCTTCAACCCGGCATTCAGCCGCGGCATGCCGTGGTTTGACAGCGAAACGGATGAAGGCAAAACCGGCGACGACCCCAAAGCGCAGTTTCGTAAATGGAGTCTTAGCCTCAGCTGGCAGCGTCCGTTCGGTCAGGATCTCTGGTGGCTGTCGAGCGCCTATGGTCAGTGGTCGCCCGATCGTCTCTACGGTGCTGAACGCCTGACGCTCGGCGGCGAAAGTTCCGTGCGCGGCTTTAAAGAACAATACCTCTCCGGCGACAACGGCGGCTACTGGCGTAATGAGCTCAACTACACGCTCGTAACGCTGCCGGTGCTGGGCCAGGTCAGCGCCACCGCCGCGCTCGATGGCGGCTGGCTCGCGAAGGACAAGCTCGACCGTTATGCCAGCGGCACGCTGTGGGGCGCCGCCGCCGGGCTTGGCAGCGCGGGGCGCTGGTTTTCAAGCCAGCTGACCGTCGGCACGCCGTTACAGTACCCGGACTGGCTGGGGCCGGACCATTTCACCGTTAACTATCGCATCGCATTCACGCTTTAA